The nucleotide sequence GGGAGAAAAGGGGGACAATGGTTACTTATCTTCTGCTGTCCCCTGATCTCCCCACACCAAGCACAGACATCTGCTAAACCCACCTAACTGCAACGATTGCTTCTTGCCTGCCTCCTCTTGGAGAACTGCGGCCTCATCTTTCCCCTGCTGTGGAAGAAGGAAAGGACAATACTGCAGCAACAAGGTTCTGCTCCATCACCTCAGTCTCCAAAGCCAGTGAGGAGAGGAGCATAATTTGAGGTACAGAAGGCTACTGGGTTTTTACCTTAGAGGATCACAATCACTTCTAGTCTAGCTCCTCACCCAGGACCTGAAGCAACTTGTCAATATGCCCCACACATGGTCATTCTACTATTGAGACACTTCCAGGAATGAGCAACTCTCCCCAGTTTGATAAAGCTCTGGTTGTTAGATAGCTCATATACAAAGACATAattttccttcatgtattttctttcaatagCACTTATTAAAGACTTCCAAAATAATGTCTCTTCAACATGATAGCCCCTCAGGAATTTGAAGGCAATGGTTATACACCCCACCCTCTTTCCCAGGTTTTTTCTGGTTTAGTATCTTCAGTCTTTTCAGTCAGTGCTCATTTCATTATGGTTTTCTCTGGTTGCTTTATTGAGCATTTTGTATTCTTAAAGCAGTGCCCTGAGGAGAATAAAATTCTCCAGGAGTGTTATGATCAGCAGATAAAGTACAGTACCTTGTTCCTAGCATTGATTTGGGAAGTGGGTTGTCACATCACATAATGCACTTATTAGTCAACTGGAATGCCTAAGTCCCTTTCATAAGAGCTGCTATGTTTCTTCCGTACTGTACTTGGGCCAATGATAGAATTTATTAATCTAGTCTTGTTAAATTTCATCATTAAATTCAGTCCCATGATCCTATCCTGTTGAATCTACTTGGGATTATTATTAGCTATCTCTTTTAGTTTCACATGTCCACATTGGTTCAACCCTCTATTTTGTAATGCAAGCAAGTGATAGGGCCAGGGCTAAAGATACAGCACGGAGAGGTACTAGTTTCCATTTCAACTAATTCAGTCCACCAAAATGTACTGTCAACTCACACCTCAGGACTTCCTTCCCATGGAGAATGTGAGACCGCTTGGAATCTTGAACTCTAGAAATACTGTGGCTGCAGCAATCAACCGCTTGTGCCAAGGTTGGGACTGCACTATCGCAGTATGGACAtcagctgggttcaaatcccagctccaccagttACTAACTGGGTGACCTAGAGCTCTTCTTTGGATTGTAGGAGGATTAAATGTGAGgatcattatttatttacaattttactACGCGCCCTTCAGATCCATTATCTCGTAGGATCCTCAAAATAACCCCATACTGTTGGAAAGCCAAGGAACGTGTCTTGTTCTTGGTACCATAGTACCCCCATGGGAGATTCAGGTCcagggcacccccacccccagccgtcCCGCACCTGCAAACACTTGTACAGCACAAAAGCCACGACGGCCGCAGTGTACAGCGCCCCCAAAGGCAGCGCCCCAGTCCGGGCCCTCTCACGCTGGTCCTTGGGCGGCGACCGCCGCCGGGCTTCTGTGGCCCCAGAGCCGACCTGGGCTGGGTTCCCTGCAGAGGGAAGGCAGAGGCGGGTCAGCTAACCTGAGGCCTGGGACCTGTAGGTAGTTCCAGCCTCCCTCCAGCAGCCCTCGCTGGTACCTGGGTGTGCCCGGAAGTCGGGGCTGGCACGGTATGCAAGCACCCCGGGCAGCGCAGACACAAGTAGCAGCCCCAGCACGCCAGACAGCGAGAGAGCGCCCGCCATTGCCGGCTCACAcactgaaggccctggcagcccagCGCGCACGCGCACACGCGCAACTGAGCAGGTTTTGCGCCAAGGCTCTCAGGGAGGCCACGCCCACGCGGGGCGGGACCGGAGAATATTTGCATAAAGCCGTGTCATTCTGGcttttccaaatttgtttattatctatttaGGTATTCCAATAGCCACAGTGCATCTAGAAGCCTACAATCCTAGAATATTGTGccaaaaagttgtttttatattCCACACCATCAACTTTCTCACCGTAACCAAAAGACAAAGTTTCTGGTAGGCCTATAAAAGGTTGCGGGAGAAGATTAAATAGTAGGTCGTGCTGAAGGCCTGTTTCCTAGGCTACACACGGGGGACTTGTTCCTTGTTCATCCGCCTAGGGGAAAGTCCCCGGACCTCGGGCAGAGAGTGCCGCGTGCACGCGCACGTAGACATCCCTCCGCTTCCCACGGTAAAGCCCGCCAAGAAGCGAATCTCGCCGAGCGGCGTGGTGGTGGGGGGCGTCGTCCGTCAGCTCCACTAGTTACGCAGGCAGTGCGTCTCCGCGCACCAACCACACGGGGCTCATTCTCAGTGCGGCAACCTTTTTACTCATGGTCTTGAGTTCCCTCCTCTTCAAAGTAGTGACCCCCTTCTCGTGCCCCCAGTAAGTACATCCAGGGGCCCTAACGTTTTGAGTTCCCTATTACTATAACGACCTCCTCTTCTACCTTCCTCTTCATCTGGCAAATGCCAAGATAGCTGCCATTTATTGTGTAGCATGGTTTGGACTCTGCCTGGGCTGGTAATCCTGCCTCCTGTGCTCAAGAGCAGGTGACGTCGGGAAAGTTAATTACTCTCTGTGCCTTAGCTTCCACTCTGAGGAACGGAGATAATGATAAATGTGCGTGTACCCCAAGAGTTGTTACGACGATTAAATCAGATAATCTAAGTAAAGTGCTCGGAACCATGCCCAGTAGTGATTTTAATCACTACCGCACACTACCGTGAGGCAGGCGGATGAAACTGTGGTGACTCTGGGTTGTTTCGCCGCTATTCCCTTTCTGCACGGTTGACTTCTACGTAACCTTCAGCTCGTGTGTTCCCTTCAGTCAGAGCCCTTAACCCAACTTCTAATTTATTCTTTAGTGCAactattttgctttcttcatcACCAGTAGACTGTAGCACCAGGACAGGGCCCGcgtctctttttttcctcaccGTTTTActcccagagcctagcacagcaGGCACCCAGTGAATCCTCgttgaatgaaatgaatgaatgttcaaaACGACCCCAAAGGATAATATAATTAAGGTCTTTCAAACAATGAGGAAACTACCATTCAGGAAGGTTAAGTAAGCTGTTAATCAGGTAAGAGGCAGGGCGGAGATTCCAACTCTTTTCTGCCTCTCAAGACCATCTACTTCACCAGCCTTTCCCCCTCCTTACCTTGCACTACCTCTCCAGGCCGACAGGTATTCCCCTCTGTCCCACATTGCCTTTTCGTTGTCTGGAATAGGCAGGATCATCTTCCCAACTAGACCAAGAGCTCTCTGAGGAAAGAAACCATGTTGCATTCACATTGCTATCTGCAGAGCTTGGCACATAAACAGGCAATCGGTACATGAGTgttaaatgcatgaatgaaatATTGGTGTGTCTTCCTGTTTTTCCAGAAAGcaaggggggagggcagggcagcgaGACGCCTACACTGGAAGGAGTTGTCACAGTCTCCAGAGGCAGCCTGCATATGCAGATCAGGGTAATTCAAATCCTCAATCTAAGGCAGTTGGCATAGTCGATGTAAATAAGAGGTTCAGGCCAGGTATAATAGGATAAGTGGTCCCTACTGATTGTTGCCTTTAGGAAACTTGGGCACTACTGccagatctgatttttttttcttctttcaaaacaatcaacaaatcaggatttttttaaatatgaaagtgGGGCTTGAGAGGAGGGGGGTTGTTcagcttcctttttttgttgtcgagacagtctcactttgttgctctgaGCAGAGAGCAGtgacatcattgtagctcacagcaacctccaactcctgggctcaaagaatcctactgcctcagcctccagagtagctgggagacaggtgcatgccatgatgcctggttattttctttttgttagggacagggtctcactcttgctcaggctggtctcgaactcctgagcttgaacgatcctcccgccttggcctcccagagtgccaggattacaggcatgagccactgcacccagcggACAAATCAGGATTTTGAAAATTGGAAATCTCTTGGCCGGATGATGCGGTagttcaggcctgtaatcctagcactgtgggaggccaaggcgagaggattgcttgagctcaggagtttggggttgctgccagctaggctgatgctactgcactctacccagggcaacagagcaagactcgtgtcaaaaaaaaaaaaattaaaattggaaatcTCTCAATTTTTAAGTGTTGATAACGACTCAGTGGCATACTTAGCATATTTGACACCAAgtggatcattttttaaaattctctatatgatgaaattatttttagtaataattatgaaatgaaatgaataataagggttagaaaagaaattcagacagcaaatattttcttttattgaactTTATAGATATAATTCTGCTGGCataaaaatacagtcatgcatcacttaatgatagCGATACCTACTGAGCAATGTGACATTAGATGGTACTGTCATGTGCAAACATCACAGTGTGCTtttacaaacctagatggtatagcctactacccACCTAAGccatatggtatagcctattgctcctgggctacaaacctgtacagcatgttactgtatggAATAGTGTAAGCAACTGTAACAccatgataagtatttgtgtatctaaatatagaaaaggcacagtaaaaataaggtgttataatcttatgggatcaccatcatatatgtggtccattgttgactgaaatgtcgtTATGCgtgtatgtttataaaatatacataatatatagcTAAacgttttatttctttttttatttttattttttttgagacagagtctcactttgttgcctgggctagagtgagtgccgtggcgtcagcctagctcacagcaacctcaaactcctgggctttagcgatcctcctgcctcagcctcccgagtagctgggactacaggcatgtgccaccatgcccggctaatttttgctatatatattttagttggccagatgatttctttctattttttttttttttttttagtagagatgaggtctcgctcttgctcaggctggtctcgaactcctgaccttgagcgatccacccgcctcggcctcccagagtgctaggattacaggcgtgagccacctcacctggcctaaacgttttaaattaaacattacagaacaagaaaggaaaaggtaaTAGGTTAATACTTCTTAATtacattattgtattttttgaggAAAGGGGTAAAAAACTTATACCTACATATTGATCAGTCTGAGTAACGACCAGCattacaatttcttttttgatccTTCTGCAAATTTGTCAAAAGTAATCTTTGCATATTCAATAGAAAATATAACCAGACTTGTCAATCCTTACTTATAGTCGATTaaaggattatttatttatttatgtaggaATGAGGATCTCCATATTttgccccaggctggtcttgaactctaggcctcaagtgaccctcctgcctcagcctcccaaagtgctgggattatcggcatgagccaccgcacctggcctatcactgacatttttttaaagaattgtgaATAATAAATGATGATACTAAAAAGGAAACTGATTtttagtctattttattttattttttaaatttcctatggCCAATGTACCCCCTTATTGCCTGCAACCCAAAAGGCAGGACTTCTTCTGCCACTCACATTGTCAGCCACTGCaacaaactgaaattttaaaaattgtatggaCCAGACAAAACACATCTTTGACTTGTGATCTAGGGTTTATATTTGGAACTTAAGACCCCTCTTCCCAAACCAATAGCCTCCCACGTGGTTGGGCTGTCCCTAGGCACAACAGGAACTCCACTCCTTGAAGTGAACAAGTGCAAAGACAGGGCTCAGTTTCCCAGGATAGTCCTGGGGTAGAGATTTCTTTAATGCAATTAACTATTGAGAGTGACAGTTCTTAGGGACAATTTGTATGcagtgggttgggggtggggaatctAGCTTTCTCTATGCCCCAAACTGTAATAATAGTGATAGTATTAGTAACAATGACAAGGCCCATCTAAACACCTGCTCTCAGATCAGCCTTTGGGTGTGATGGAATTGCAGGTACTCAGAGGGGCACACCCCCACACCTTTCCACTTAATAACATGCTCTTTACAGAATATGTTCTCCCCCATGGGACTCATAGTCGGGGAGGAAGGGGGGCATCCTGGGGCAGAAGGTGTGCTCCTGTCCTTGTTGGTCCTGCCTCAGGCCACTTCTGCCCCCTCAGAATCTTCAGGGGCTCACCCGCACATGGCACGCTCAGGCCTGCTTTTCTTCTTGACGGGGGGCATAGGACcgtgggggttgggggagctcGGGAGCTGCAGGAGTGGCGCAGGTGCAGGCACAGGGCGGGGTCTTTGTTCTTTTGCtcatccctgccctcccccttcctccccggAAACCAGTGTCTTTGCCACTACCAGTATTGGGGATGCCGAGCTGTGGGAGCcaagcccagggcagggtgggggtgaggggggctgTGGCAGGTGTCAGGCCATGAACGGGACCTACCCTTGGCTCTGGGCAGTGCTCGTGGACTTGGCTCTCACATCAGCAGTCATGAGCGGAGGTTGCAACTGCACGGATCTACCATGGCTGGGTGagctgggcggggcaggggctccCAGGGGAGGGGTCAAGTGGCCCCACGTCCCACTTGCTGGGACCTGGGGGTTGGGCTGGGCAGTAACATCCCCCATCCTCTCATATCCACAGGAATCCCCTCCATAGACAAGGCCTGGGGACTGTGGGCCCTCCTGGGGGCTGTGAcgctgctgcttctcctctcaCTGGCTGCACACTTCTCCCAGTGGAtcagtggctggggcaggggccatCTGGGGCAGGGACGGTGAGTGAGGACAACAAGGATGGGTTGATTGAGAGTTCCCTCTTACCAAGAAGACCCCACTCATCCCCTAAACTCTGTTGCAGCTCTGGAGGGTCTGTGGAAGAGGTCCCCCTGTATGGGAACCTGCATTATCTCCAGACAGGTAGGGAGCTGGCAATGGCGGGGGCACAGAGACCAGGTCCTGGGTGGGTGGGATGAGGATgtgcaggaggaggaagacacaGCTGACCAGATTCCTGTTCCCTGCCCAGGACGGCTGAATCAAGAACCAGGGCCGGACCAGCAGGATCCAACCCCTGGAGGCCCTGCCAGGGTGAGTCAGCTATGGCTGaagaaaaggggagggaaggaagtgggGGGCTTTTTCAAGGGTCCAGTGAACTTCTAATGGCCTTGCATCTccaggctgcagaggaggtgacGTGCTATACCAGCCTGCAGCTTCGGCCTCCTCAGGGCCGGATCCCCACCTCTGGGACTCCCATCAAGTACTCAGAGGTGGTGCTGGACTCTGAGCCAAAGCCCCAGGCCTCGGGCCCCGAGCCAGAGCTCTACGCCTCAGTGTGTGCCCAGACACGCAGGGCCCGGGCTTCCTTCCCCGACCAGGCCTATGCCAACAGCCAGCCTGCGGCCAGCTGAGACGGAGCCTGGCACAGCAGAGCACgctgcccagccctccctggaGCAGGGGCATGACTGTTCCCCGACCAGCCCCCAAGGACAGGGCGCCATTGCCTAGTCACAGGATGCGACCTACCCTGAATTTCCTATCTGAGCTGTGAGGAGACATCTTGGGCGAACTGTTTCTTGAGGATGGAGGAGGCAACAGCAGTGGCCCCGTCCCCacctcatttttctatttgttcctcTCAGCCCCCAAACTCCCCGGTTCTCACTTCCACCTCCTTCTGGAGTTTAACCagatcctcccccaccccatagTCTCCCCTGACACCCAGTGTCTCCTCAGGCACAGGAagtgggcagtgggggagggggtaAGAGCCTGAGAGGACGTGGGTGGGTATATCCCTTGGAAGCTCACAGGCTGGAGGGGTCTTGGAACCCAGAGACCTAAGGGACTCGAGCCTGGTTTCTGACCTGGGAACGCTGACAGGTCGTCATCCTGCTGTCTCTGTCGTGTCCCCgagttttcaaataaaacttcTCAAAAAGTGTTCAGATTTTACCTAGAGGGCTGCAGACTGGCAACAGGCCTCACAGGTGGGGATGTGAGCTTTGCTGTCTGCACAGAGCACTTCTGGGGGTGCCTAGTGGGGGACAAAGGGCCAAGAGGGGCTGCCACACCagcacagcagaggtgggtgccAGGGGTGGAGGCTGGAGCCCAGCTCCTCCGCTGCTCTTGCGGCTGCTATAACATCCTCAGGATCTGTCCTCAGAGCCACCACATTCCCCCTGGGCCTGCAAGCTCACCAGCCCCTGACTACTCTCCCATGACCTCATAACTATGCCGCCACCCCCACAACCTGCCAGCCTAGGcactccatcctccctcatccccCAGGAGTCCCACCTATACCCCTGTTTTGGCATCAGTAGTCCCATCTGCACTCTTATCGTATACCACCATGGACCCTCTTGTTACCACATCGCTATGGCAACAGTCCACTCCATCTCCGCTTCACTGTCTTAATTGTCACCCACAGTCCTGGTAACAGTTTTGCTTGTCACCACTTTCATTTTAATCCCTATCCAATCAGCTCTGCCTGTCCACCCATCATCTGCTTAATTCTTAACCCCAGCCTCCCACACCACATAGCATGCTGCGGTAGGCAGGGTGGCACAGAGATTAGAACTGTGGGCTTGGGAGCCAGGCTACCTGAGTTGAAATTCCATGTCTactacttaccagctgtgtgttCTTGAGCAACTGGGCCTCGGTTTCTGAATCTGTAAGATGGGGAGGATATTAAtggtgtctatttttttttaaaaggctgttgtgaggtttaaatgaattGCTATAAGCAGAGCACTTAGAAGACAATGAGTGCTCAGTAATGCTAGGTATTaccaaaataagagaaatatagGGTCCTCTATAGGAGCTCATAGGTGAAGTGACTTGTAAGGAGGCACATGACATGTAGTAGGAGGAGTCTGCTGCGAGCACTGAAGGACAGAGAcgttccaggcagaagaaaccaCAAGGCAAAGGAGAGGCTTCTTTGGAGGAGCTGACAGAAGTGCATTCAGCATGGCtggagggatagggttagggggaAATGGCAAGATGAGGCTGGAGGGGTGGACCGAAGCCAGATCACACTAGGCCTATAAACCATgccaaggagtttggactttatcctgtagGTGAGGTGAAAGGTAGTCACTGAAGGTTTTTAAGCAAGGAATGAACACAGTCGGAtatgggctccagctctgctggctgctgtgttgaTCAGGAGGCCAGCGGACTGCAGTCAGGCCGTGCCTTTTGGAAGCTGTTGCAAAATCTGAGAGAAAATGGTGACAGTGACAGTGAGGATGGAGCGGAGGAGATGGACTAGAAAGAGATGTTTAGGAGGTTAAATAAAAAGGTCCTACCTAGCACACCGAACATCCCCCATTCCCAATTCCAAGGCAACatccatctcctctctctctctctctccctccctcccctttctctctctctctctctctctctctctctctctctctctcacacacacacacacacacacacacacacacacacacacacacacacacacacacacacacacacacacacacacacacacacacacacacacacacacacacacacacacacacacacacacacacaccccttagtCCTTGCACTCCATTGGttgctcctctctccttccctatAGCCTATCTGTGATCCGTCCTCCCGTCCCTCCGGTGGCGAAAGCTCCAGGCTGGCGAACTCCTTCTTAGATATTTCACTGAGGTCTAGGCCATCTCCCCCTAGGGCCTCTGTAGAGGCAGGTCCGGCTTGACAGACCTTTTTGAGGTTTGGGGGCAGAAgaaagaggaagctgaggctttcACTTCCAagtttctctccttcccacttAGAGCGCCAGAGAAAACCATCCAGGAGAGAACCGTGCACCTACTTGCGGCCTGGTGGTCCCAATGAGAATGGGACTCCAGAAAACAAATGCCCCGGGGTCCCTGGACCTCTGAGaaccccagcctgggcctccccaggAGACGCCCAGGCCGCGGTTAAGGGCAGGCAGCTGGAGCTGCGTGGGAGGGAGGGTAGCTTTGGGGGCGGACACCGGATGCGGGGAACCACCGGCAGCGGGATGTGGGGTTCTGAGCGAGCCTATGCTTCTCAAGATGGCCTCAGTGTGTTCGCGCCAGGAGGACGCGACAGCTCTaccctgggagaggagggaatcAGAGTCTGGGATCAGGGCCGAGGGCTCAAACGCTGCCAACCCAGGCGGTAGACA is from Lemur catta isolate mLemCat1 chromosome 10, mLemCat1.pri, whole genome shotgun sequence and encodes:
- the SIT1 gene encoding signaling threshold-regulating transmembrane adapter 1, with the translated sequence MNGTYPWLWAVLVDLALTSAVMSGGCNCTDLPWLGIPSIDKAWGLWALLGAVTLLLLLSLAAHFSQWISGWGRGHLGQGRSGGSVEEVPLYGNLHYLQTGRLNQEPGPDQQDPTPGGPARAAEEVTCYTSLQLRPPQGRIPTSGTPIKYSEVVLDSEPKPQASGPEPELYASVCAQTRRARASFPDQAYANSQPAAS
- the CCDC107 gene encoding coiled-coil domain-containing protein 107 isoform X3, translated to MAGALSLSGVLGLLLVSALPGVLAYRASPDFRAHPGNPAQVGSGATEARRRSPPKDQRERARTGALPLGALYTAAVVAFVLYKCLQGKDEAAVLQEEAGKKQSLQLEQQLAQLTQQVAQTEQHLNNLMAQLDPLFERPSGASEHEAMDHPPAAPR